The Papaver somniferum cultivar HN1 chromosome 6, ASM357369v1, whole genome shotgun sequence genome segment AACGAATACACTCATTTAACTCAATAGCTTGAAGACACTTTTCATTCTTAATCAAGATGTTGAAGCTTTCAGCTATTTTGGATGTAAGCTCTCCAAACCTTTCCACTTCAAACTCATGAGTAGCCCAATTCTTCAGCGGGGTCTTCTTCATCCACTCAATAATGGAAAAAAACTTCAAGTTGTGCATGCTTGACAGTGCCTTCAAAAATTGCTCCTTCGTGACAACATTATAGCATTGCTCAAACAACTTAATAGCAGTTTGTCTACTCTTGCCCTTGCTAACTGGAATATTATCTTTCATATGGTACGAGCAATATGATTGAAAAGCATTCGGGAAGACAAGAGGTACATTGTTCAAAAGTCCAGTTCCACGATCACATATGATGGTCAATAAACGATCAACATCAACAATTCCCTTCAAATTATCCGGAAACCAGTGCCAATTATCACCATTCTCACCAGATACAAGCCCAAATACAAGTGGAAATATCTCTGCAAAGTAAAAGTAACAAAATAATTTAATACAAAAAATGGGTACCATGTTTCGAATTAAATAATAGAAGAAACCACTACAATTTATCTCCAGAAGAATGGAATCAACTAGAACAAGTTGCCTCCAAAATATAAAAGCCAAACCACAAGAATGAAAACAACTAGCAAAAGTTGCCTCCAAAATATGGAACCAACTTGAAAAAGTTGTTGAGGTTGTTcataaaaatcaaaacctaaaaggTTTGTTGAGGTTGTGCAATTACATACAGTTGGCTACAAATTTTTCTACCAAAAAGTTTGTCATAAAACAACACATCATAAAAAGAAAAGAGTAAAGAAGATGCATAATACCTTGGTTGCCAGTTTTCCCACAAGCTACCATAAGACCACCCCCTAAACTTTCCAGTAAGAAACGTatcatcaattatcagcataggaCGACAATACTTGTTGAACCCTGTGATGCAAGCTTCGAAAgaaatgaaaaacctctcaaactgCCGGTTTTCAGCATTAAACTCAAATTTAATGACACTTGCTGGATTATGACGCTTGCCGGCTTCTTCATACCACAAGAAATTAGAATACGACTTAATATCTTCTCCCCAAATACATTCTTTACAAAATTTCAGTCCATGATATGCTTGATGGTAGGTGAGGTCAACTTGATACTCCCTTAAAAACAAATCTTGAATGTCCGCGGATGTTTTCTGCTTACTTGAAACTCTAATATCATCTTTTATAACGTTCTTGATAAAAGTCTTCGTCATTCTAAGTTTCGAAGGATCAAAGCAAGCTAAACCACAAGAATTCTCCGATATAAAAGTCTTGCACTTAAAAGCGTGGACGTTTTTGACTTCCAAAGATGAGTAGAACCTCCACTTACatcctttttcttctttgaaaaGGCAATGAACTGTATAACGCTTACGATCAGTCTTCTCAAGCTTGACTTTGTACCCACTCTCCACTTGATACTTCAACATGACATCAACAAATTTGTCTTTCCCTCCCTCAAACATCTGACCAAAATCGGTAAGAATTCCATCCCAAGCATCACACTTTTTTGGTTCTCTTATGGATAATTGATTCATTGAAACATCATCAGTCGTGTCTTCAACAAAAGCCAACCTTCAGTTGAAACACaacttgaagaagatgaagaagaagcaacacatgaagaagaagaagaagaagaaaaagaagaagaagatgaaggagttTCGAATTGAACATTGAACTTCAAAACTTGTATTCCCTTAGCTTGGACGTATATAACAAGAAAATTCAAATTTAAATCAGACCGAACGGTTTGAAGTACACTATTAACATCAGAAAGAATCACAAAAGGGACTTGAGAAAGAATACTCCAAGAACGTAATACACGACTTTGCATCTCCTTGAAGGTAGTTGATTCGTAGACAACATGAGAGATGCTTAAGTTGCAAAAGTTGATCTCTGCGACAACCATATTCATCTGGCAAAAGAAGAAAATCAGTAAATTGCAAAGGATAATAAGGTACAAGTTGAAAGAAACCAACCAAAGTTTTTTCCAAACCTAGAAGCAACTACCACAGTTTGTTTAGAGAAAGTATTGAAAGCAACCAACCCAAGTTGTTTCCACAACTAGAAGCAACTACTACAAGTTGTTTTCAGAATTAGAAAAAACTTGGACAATTTAACAGGTTGACAACGACATTCTATATAGACGACATTCTATATAAACAGGTTGACAAGATACACTACAACCTACAACATGTCCTGAGATTGAATATGTGATTCAGAATGTCCTATAGCTTAAAATCTAGTCATGACATAAATCGGGGCTGCgcccctcgtgagaagtatattcaAGGTAGTCAGTGGAAAAAGATGAAGTATACACATCATAACCTACATTGATGTTAGTGAATATGTGATTTGGCATGTAACATGTTCAACAACTACATTGGAACACCAACAATAcacatcaaaaactaataatatgaACTAATATTcagtttcagaaaaaatattaccTGAAACTACATGAGATTTGTTTATTAACAACCTATGGATAATTGTTATCAATTTCATTCTGATTCAAAGTGATAATCATGGACTGAAAAAATGATTTATTCATTCAAAAGGTGCAAACCTATCAAATTCACGGTATGAACACAACAAAACAATTTTTAAATTACATTATTTAGAACAAAATGTTAAAACAAAAGAAAGATTATAGCAAAAAAAGTAAATCTTACCTGTTAACGGGATTGAACTTGAATAATGATAAGAAATCAAAATCATTGTTTACTGAAGTAAACCTCTGCAATCGATGATTCAATCAAACTCAAATAATGAAAGAagctttgtagatggtggattttcgacaaagggtaaaataaaccataattatacatgctcctgatccaggaatcaaatgagtattgaggctcatgtccctcattaaagcgtgaaagctcatgccacacctCTGATCGAGTGTACTGCCTCTCAGAATATCTTCAAAAGTCTTTGATCGAGTATATTACTTCTCAGAGTTTatatatgcagtctctcagctgagaccacgacacattcCATTAACTGAGCAACTTCAGTAATCACTTCCgtaaagaatcgaaatgattggacggctcctagatgtattactcactagtatagagAACCATGTCTCCAGGctgtcgcaatgttccctgactttatagaataaacattcaaatcgagcgttctgctccagctagctcatacctcgatttctgagtaattataatgctcctagacagcgtgccttctagtatagagccatcagtcaattatttctagtcgcaagattcatcaattgaattcctagaaaatatacTACGTTATAGTATtccgttacttcaatttatggttattcccagcagaattccatgggttagtaataaatattcaacgtacgggcatctgagccaccatcaagtaagccccgagaaaatggtgcaagtgtactcagtaaTGATGTACTAAAgatcacctgaatgcacgaacgagcattccaaaaaacgaaggaacgatgaaaccatggagaaaaataataatagtaaatTATCTAAAagaggcgtctaaggggaccaagcccgccgaccggtcatgccgccgtggccggccTCACGCCCCTTTCATTATTTTATcacattttatttttcctttatcccatgaaaatcctttcatttgagaaaatcccttcaattcgtgatatttccttcacatcaaggaaattgtgtaaaattacataaaattaggaaggtgtcacgggaccgtggtcacagcCAACCGACCATTCCCtatccgtgaccggtcccacaccttgtaattccttattttattaattactaGTTTCTCgcccgtgcgatgcacgggtctaTTTATTGTTTAGGAATATTGGACGTTTGttataaataataatattataaaaaaGGTAACAAATCAGTATGTATGATATTATGAGCATTATACCACATCCTCTTTGTCATGGCTTTAAAAATGCTATCTTTCTCCGTATAAGGAACGATTGCTATCTTGGAGGTAAAGCATTCTTTGGTTTGCTCTATAGTATCATAATTATTGACTTCCTTCGTTTATTCTTTGTATTAGTAAGGAGCATCATAATTATTGATTTCCAAGACCATGAACCTGTTTGATCCAATTTCCACATTAAATCCCAAAATAGCACATCGAAAAAATAACTTTTGTCCACCAAATCACCAAACAGTGTCAAAGCGTCTTCGAAATGTTTCCGTTGATATTATTATGCAATGTATCGGTATATATAAACATATCactataatagaaatatcatttTTGATATCTATTAAAAGCTGATCAATATGCCCATgattgttattatttttgatggCTGTTTGGAAGCTTGGCCCAAGTAATGGTCCATAGAAACCGCTATTATCGGTGAATGTTCAAATTAATTCCTAATTAAGTAACTAAAATAGTGGGCTGGATGAATATTTGGATCGGGTCCAACTCATGTATGTAATATAACCAGAATTTTTCATGAATTGCTTTAAATAATTTATCCCCTGGACGGCCACTTACATTCTATTTTTAAGTAGGTATCAACGGAGCTCCATATGGACAATCTTTACTTTTAGAGGGACCTAACCGATATCCAAGATTATCCTATTGAATGAACCTGTTAAAACTATTGTAGCAATGgaatttattttaaaattttgaagAAATTCCTAACATAATCCAACAGAAGATTCAGATTTGATTATAAGTATTTGCATCAAGAAGGGAATCCCATAGATAGGaaaatctctttttttatttGCTCGATAAATGGATAGCCAGGCCAGAACTCGAAATGATGCTATAAAGTTTCACCATATGTTCTTGTGCCTAATGCTACCAAGAGTCTAACTTCAGTCTTGTAAATTGTATCCCATAAATTCAAACTTTGTTCTTTAAAGCTGCATAGAAAAATCCAATTAGGCTATACATAGGTTAATCATGTGACAGTCTGTTTAGAGGAGTAACATGTAAAACAATAAATATCTCCCACACTCACGATACTTGGTGACCATAATCATAAAATACACCATGCAAATGTTTATCCCAGCTACATATCTATCAAGCTCTTCAATAACCTTCTCGTCTTCTTCAACAGTCTGCAATTCAAGTACTTCGGATCACCAACTTTGATCACCATCTCTACAGAAAATATCTATCAAGTGCTTCGATAGCCTTGTCGCCTTCTTCAAGTGCATTGCAAGTACTTCAGATCAATGACTTTGACCAGCATCTCTACAGAAAATATCTATCAAGTTCTTCGACAGCCTTGTCGCCTTCTTCAAACAACATACAAGTACTTCGGGTCACCATCTTTGATCAGTATCTCTacagtaaaacaaaaaaaaatctactaaAAAAGACTGACAACCTCCTTTCAATCAAACATCAAACAAAAAAAGGGAGAAAACATAATGAAATGCACACACCAAACAATATATAGGTTACATGTTATAGCTTACGCGCCAGAATTTTCTATTGTAGCATGTAGTCCACTCTGATCAAGTTTAACTTTTCTGAAATTAAAAAAATACTACTTTAGAATGAAAAAATCTATACCATAGAACAAACCAACAATTCTAAGTTAATCGTATATGCCATGTCCtcatttttctcattttctaGTACGTGTCTAAATTTTTCATCACATAGAGCGCTTTACAATTACTTATCATATAGTGCTTGAGCACAATATACATATGGACCCCTTCACAATATACATATGAAACCTTAAAATCTATCTACGCGTACGCCAATGCATAAAAAAACCTGAGGGAAGAGATCTGTGAGTTCTCTTCTCGTTACACTTCCTTATCAACCTATATGGCCATAGTATCCCCTTGTGGCGAATCATTCCCTCGTTAACCTTCTTAACAAACAAAATGTGATTCAATCAACCCAATAATAagtctccaattttttttttacccgTACGTGATTTTAACACACCATTATCGCAACCACTTCCACGGTTAagcaattattattttttttcaagcGATAATAATAAAAGAAGTACATGTAGTAATACAGTGTTGATTTTGTCTCCTCTTACTACATACAATCAGAGGGATCATATGGTCCCAAAtctgaaatcaaaagaaaagaaagaaaagaatcaaCGCATTGATCGAAATTTACTGCATCAGAGGTTATTGTTGATATTGATAACGCCATGGAGTTCATCCTTTACTTTAAAATTGTAGATACGTTATTTTCATAAACATATATGAGTGCTCCCTTGATCAAGTTTAACTCATTTTCTGGAATTTCACCACCCTTTTAATGAGATTCTCCACATTTTTCTTCCGCAACTCTCTCTTAACTAGGTGCCTCTCCTGCCACTCATACCTACTGTTAGAAATCCATCCAAATAACAAACTAATAACTTAGCTGCAAAGGTAAGATAAGATTATGAAGCCACTACCGACTAAGAAGTCAACCGGGTCTACGTATGGTGATAGAAGTCAAAATCCAAGTGAAGACAAAATCATGCAAGGAAGTCATTGCATGTTCTTGGTAGATAGAGCATTCACTCTGACAACACTACTACCTTGTTAAACACGTGGTATAATATGTGAGATGGTTGGTGATCAATGAGATAATCATGGACCGACAATCGCTTGCTGAATGATTGTGTGATAACTAAAGAAATTCATTATAAGATACTATAATAAGAATATGCAAGTCCTAAAGGTATCGAGATTATGAATATGCAGTACCTCAATAAAGTCTTATTTGTTAATCGAAAGGTATCATTCCTTTCGTTTACTTATTATATATATGCTTCAATGACCCATTACGTAAAGATCTTGTAGCTCACTCATTGTAATATTGGCGTAGTGAAAAGCGTGTCCTGTGGCTTTCAAATAAAAGTTTACTTCAACATTCTTTTACTACAAACTAAATAAACGTGCAGAATTAGAAACTCTTCAATTACTTTTTCAGGAAATACATATCAAATTAACTATCCTTTTGAAGGTAAAATAGTTACATGCATAAGATATTTATTCGGAAAAATATAACTCAAATCATGTACGAAGCTGATTACTAAGGAATCCAGTCCAACAGACACTAATGGCCTTAATTTAAGCCTTGATATAAAGTGATAATATAGAAAATTGGGAATTACAACAAAGTTCTCCAAACGTACAAAATACAAGCTTAATTACTACAGGCGACAAATTAAAGAATTGTCAAGCACCAAGGTGAAGCATTACATTCATATAGCTTAAACGAAGGCCGAAAAGAACTGTCCTCATCGGTCCTTGATGGGTAGTCTGTAACTGAAAATAATAAATCCAAAAATGATAAAATCGTAGCACCACTAAAACTACAGTAAGAAAACTGAAACCAAAGCAAATGAACTGACAtgctgaagaaaaaaaacaatatatAACTGAAGGCTTTGCTCAAGCAGAATTCTGGTAGAGACACTACCCTAGCTGGAGAGAAATAAAGTACTAAATGTACCTGCCGTTGGGATTAACTTTATAAGGGCTAAGAATAATGCAAACCATTCTTATGCCTTTGCCACCGTCGCTCAGTAATCAAGATTCCCTGATTGCTGCTTGGTAATTAACTACTTGAATTCTTGTCATAACCTCTAATGTCTAAGCAAGAACATTACCACTGTTGTAGAATAATATGAACACTATAAAATGGAAAGGTAGTCGAGACTCGAATCCGACTGTCTAAAAGATCCAAATACTAAGAAAGAAACATAAGTGCAAAACCAAATTCGAACATCAATGATCCTTGCACAACTCTTCCAATACAGTACTTCTGAAATCCAAAGATGATATTTTCTTCATAGATGTTTCCTACTGACATAGAAACACCAACTCTTAAAAAATGCACTCAGTTAAGGTTGTTGATATAGATAACCTTCCCAACCAAAAGATCCCATTTCATCGTTTCATCCTTCTGCGGGGATATATCATCAGCAACTccaaaacaaaatcaacaaagaattcaaaaaaataaaacaacagTAAAAATGGTGAGATCTTGCCATAATCAAACAAAAGACGATTCTATAAATGGAAATGGAAACCGATATTTTGAAAATAATATCAACGGAGAGTCTTAAATTTACTCTAATAATTTTGGGAAACCACAGTTATTTACGGTATCCATATTTATTCTTTGAAATATTTTTAGGCTTAGaaacaaaaattatttttttgtatatatggaTTATGATATTAAGGAAAATAATACTTTtaatgatctaatattttttttccaaaattctgCTTAATATCATGCAATTAAAATTTCAGGATTTTTGACAGTAAAGGAAATCGTTGAACACAAAAACAGGGTTTTAAACTTTATACTTTGCATGATATAGCCATTAAGCTTCCAAGCAACCGATTTCAATATCCATGAAATCTGAATGCGGCAATTATTGATCACAATTATATAGTATAAAAAAGAATTCCAACAGAAAGGATTTCACGATTTTATACCTTGCATACGTTTATATTTTGGCCACAAAAGCTTCGAATAACTGATCCATTATCCATGAATTAAAATCTTACTATCACAGATGTTCACGAAAACCTGCAAAATACCTAACCTTTTtcgtcaaaaaaaaacaaacaaacaaacatatgCACAATAAAACAATACTCATATACACAAAAAAATATCGAGAACCAATATCAACAAAAAATTACAATTATAAatcataaataccatagagtaaAATATAAAAATTTATCACCTTATCAATACGCGGCATTGTGTATGCGTTCATTTTTGTCAACATAGCGAGAAGATGTATACCAGCTTCTGCAGATCAAAAAACACCATTAACCTATATATCGCAAAAAAACCAGAGAAATAAAACAGTGAGTTCTTATCTTTGTTCGAGTGCTTTATATAGAGACCATCCACGAAATTTCCAAAAAAAGATAATCTCCGGTTAGGAAACAACAACCTAAAAGATAAGTTATTTTGGGTAGTTACATTATTCTCATAACACCGTACTTAGTggttaaaaatatttttgtataaaaaatacaTTACATATCTAGAcataacaaaatcagatttttcaaaaaaaaaaaaacaaaaaaaagcggatttatttagttaattttttttaaaattttaggcTTATTAAGAATTGAATATATTTAGTTAATTTTTagacttattttatttttaattttaattatggtATGAACAAAATTTAGAGAAGTAATATCCTTCGAAAAGAAGGAAACGGTTTAGAGAAGTAATATCTTTAATTATGGTATGAACAAAatttttagttttaattactttttttttgatatcttcccatttatttcttttgttactGATAACGTTTTTTCTTATTTGGAAATCATAttcctaatttatttattttgttgctGACACCGATTTTTTTCCCTATGGAAATCATACTCCTaatgattttatattatttttatttgtatagGATTAACAAACCTTTCATTGGATTCATTCAGGTATTTTCTTTTAATCAGtgatttaaattttttcttttaatcagGTATATTCTCATgatttgtttttaggtatttAGTACCAACTGAAAGTGTAATTACAAGATTTTTCTTTTATCCGTAGTTTGGAGTTGTAATTAGGtgattttattacaaaaactgtaaatggacattggacattggatttttttttattcatatgattgatttaattttacgatgaaatcatgatgaacattgcatattttattttatttcatcatgatgaaatcgtTTTATGGTAGGATTTATGAAATTGTTTTATGGTAATGTTGAGGTTGTgtatatttgttttgatatgtttctAAGATTAAATAAGATTTAATAATTTTAAGAAATTATTTTCTAAAATTTGATTGGCCAAATAAAATTTCGTGGGACCAAAAGATTCTCTTGAAATTCTATTGGCTGAAATTTAgaatggtggggccagaatcaaccagaagctccggttaaccacgtcgctcgaaaaaactctatttttatatagagaattatttccatcatctcatggaaattccttaatcttatgaaactccttagtttcatgatatttccttcacatcaaggaaattgtgtaaaattacataaaatttggaAAGGTGTCACatggaccgtggtcactagccggccggccatgccctagccgtgacaggtcccacaccttgtaattccttattttattaattatcatttccatcatctcatggaaatcccttaatcttatgaaactccttagtttcatgatatttccttcacatcaaggagaTTGTTTAAaactacataaaattaggaaaggtgtcacgggaccgtggtcactaaccggccggccatgctctagccgtAACCGGTCCCAcatcttgtaattccttattttattccttattaatattatttgtttccctcatctcatggaaactccttcacttcaaggaaactccttgatttcaacaaactccttgattacatgatatttccctaaaatcatgaaaataataataaattaggaaaagtgtcatgggaccgtgCTCATTGTACGGATGGCCATtccttggccatatccggtcccacacttcatgattccttcattttattattattatttccttcatcttatgaagttttcctcagtttcatcaaaaaatccttgaaaattcttcatattttctcaaaatgtttctcaaacgcgcatcagaaaatatcaaaattctcaggactgagacacgaccactttggtgacatgagcatattgccttgaccgaccaaggttggctctttggcttgcaagaggccggtcccgcaCATTTTTatcttttgacctaatttgttcacattaggttcaaactcttccaaacactttaggaattttcatgaaatgatcgtcagtcgatcccatgaccaaccagggccagtttcatgaacccttggtcggtccttcatctcttcataatttattaggtccTATCACCTAAGATTCAGACGATGATTATCTGAATGAaagattaaatcaacatttaatcatct includes the following:
- the LOC113291651 gene encoding uncharacterized protein LOC113291651, coding for MNQLSIREPKKCDAWDGILTDFGQMFEGGKDKFVDVMLKYQVESGYKVKLEKTDRKRYTVHCLFKEEKGCKWRFYSSLEVKNVHAFKCKTFISENSCGLACFDPSKLRMTKTFIKNVIKDDIRVSSKQKTSADIQDLFLREYQVDLTYHQAYHGLKFCKECIWGEDIKSYSNFLWYEEAGKRHNPASVIKFEFNAENRQFERFFISFEACITGFNKYCRPMLIIDDTFLTGKFRGWSYEIFPLVFGLVSGENGDNWHWFPDNLKGIVDVDRLLTIICDRGTGLLNNVPLVFPNAFQSYCSYHMKDNIPVSKGKSRQTAIKLFEQCYNVVTKEQFLKALSSMHNLKFFSIIEWMKKTPLKNWATHEFEVERFGELTSKIAESFNILIKNEKCLQAIELNECIRSRTMETMWNRKVAARKWNTRLTPKMQARLDKRITDCRKYKVRRASENVFEIITNTGKNTVDLDSQTCTCHWWKKHSFPCSHSVKVMVQIGEEEVYKHISPYYTVEYYRGMYSKPIYPVPDGDKLDEISRTKYVMPPPVGPQVGRPNSVHKRSYREKFSKKRKCGRCGMLILQVASILWRQLVLVASIHNFCKLLPYYGDNLF